The following proteins are encoded in a genomic region of Cryptococcus tetragattii IND107 chromosome 4 map unlocalized Ctg15, whole genome shotgun sequence:
- a CDS encoding pre-rRNA-processing protein ESF2 translates to MPSKTPNKRLRDIESEVDETGSQSEEQINATASTSTSKPALSSHETEGSFVIKTKKTKKSPTPGIVFISRVPPGMTPQKIRHLMGRWGDIGKVYAQRRDAPGGYNPNSTNQKKQKHVSANFTEAWVEFLDKSVAKTVASMLNAQVIGGKKGDRWRDDVWTMKYLSGFKWEMLGEQIAYEKQAHQARLRNEITRAKTEQNEYLKNVELARTLEKRKAKKAAAAESSESAANQDAHSRSYKQRKVVEKSKTLEGQGMDGVLSNIFG, encoded by the exons ATGCCTTCCAAAACTCCAAACAAACGATTACGCGACATTGAGTCAGAAGTAGACGAGACAGGCTCTCAAAGTGAGGAACAAATCAATGCGACAGCCTCCACTTCGACTTCGAAGCCTGCTTTATCTTCCCACGAGACTGAAGGCTCGTTTGTTATCAAAACTAAGAAAACGAAGAAATCCCCAACCCCTGGTATTGTGTTCATCTCGAGAGTGCCCCCTGGTATGACTCCGCAAAAGATAAGGCATTTAATGGGTCGTTGGGGAGACATCGGGAAAGTGTATGCGCAACGGCGAGATG CTCCTGGTGGTTATAACCCAAATTCCACGAATcaaaagaagcaaaagcatGTCAGTGCCAACTTTACTGAGGCCTGGGTAGAGTTTTTGGACAAGTCCGTGGCGAAGACGGTTGCTTCGATGTTGAATGCGCAAGTAATTGGTGGCAAGAAAGGCGATAG atggagagatgatgTCTGGACAATGAAGTACTTGAGCGGATTCAAATGGGAGATGCTCGGTGAACAAATCG CATATGAAAAACAAGCTCACCAAGCCCGTCTTCGAAATGAGATTACTCGGGCCAAGACCGAGCAGAACGAATATCTTAAGAACGTCGAGTTGGCCCGTACTCTCGAGAAGCGTaaagccaagaaggctgctgccgctgaATCTTCGGAGAGTGCAGCAAACCAAGATGCTCACTCTAGGAGTTATAAACAGAGGAAGGTTGTGGAGAAATCCAAAACTCTGGAGGGCCAGGGAATGGACGGAGTGTTGAGCAACATTTTTGGATAA
- a CDS encoding threonine-tRNA ligase, which yields MSAEAHPVSSTSKPAPPAEGIDPITPAAHEGKKKEKKEKKEKKGGAPGPLELSPPPEFFAERLKIYDEWKTKYDKFVAEQPREAITITFPDGKTVQGTSWETTPLQIAKDISPSLADRVIIAKVNNQQLWDLTRPLEASCSLALLDFDSPDNNYEARQVFWHSSAHVLGEACERRYEGCCLGYGPPLEEGGFFYDMGLANGRTISQDDYKPIEDVCKAAVKEKQPFERLELPKEVLLQMFKYNKYKQHYIQDKVPDGTSSTVYRCGPLIDLCLGPHVPHTGRIKSLAVTKNSSSYFLGDAKNDTFQRVYGMSFPDNAQMKEYKKYLEEAAKRDHRKIGKDQELFVFNDLSPGSAFFLPMGMRIYNTLMTFIKEEYFKRGFSEVGSPNIFNANLWKTSGHWQNYAEDMFQLKVDEDQFALKPMNCPGHCLIFDARERSYKELPLRFAEFGVLHRNEASGALSGLTRVRRFVQDDAHIFCTPDQVEAELYSAFEFLDAVYKPFGFTYKVGLSTRNPKKWMGELELWNKAENTLREVLEQKVPGNWHVNEEDAAFYGPKLDFQLTDALKRNWQCGTIQLDFNLPERFNLKYHSAEQNPDGTQFARPVMIHRAILGSLERFIAIITESTGGKWPLWLSPRQVVVIPVAKPFTEYAQKVAKTFQEAGLYAEVDLTDNTLNKKIRNAQTAQWNFIMVVGQDELDAQAVNIRNRDDEVQGREETVVLSLAVEQIVKLKESKAAVSKFEGACMFGLGAIQIQMDFYSLHDCNGSYYVEFLPK from the exons ATGTCCGCCGAAGCTCATCCcgtctcttccacctcaaaACCCGCTCCTCCCGCTGAGGGTATCGATCCCATCACCCCTGCGGCTCatgaaggcaagaagaaggaaaagaaggagaagaaggagaagaagggcggcGCTCCCGGTCCTTTGGAACTCAGCCCCCCACCCGAGTTTTTCGCTGAGCGGCTCAAAATCTATGACGAGTGGAAGACAAAGTACGACAAGTTCGTTGCTG AACAACCTCGTGAagccatcaccatcaccttccccGACGGGAAGACGGTACAGGGCACATCATGGGAAACCACCCCTCTTCAGATTGCCAAGGAcatttctccttctctggcCGACCGAGTAATTATCGCCAAGGTCAACAACCAGCAATTATGGGACTTAACTCGTCCTCTTGAAGCTTCTTGCTCCCTGGCCTTGCTCGATTTTGACTCTCCCGACAACAATTACGAAGCCAGGCAAGTCTTCTGGCATTCTTCTGCTCACGTTCTCGGTGAAGCTTGTGAGAGACGCTACGAAGGCTGCTGTCTCGGTTACGGTCCACCTCTTGAGGAAGGTGGTTTCTTCTACGACATGGGTCTTGCCAATGGCCGCACGATTTCTCAAGATGATTACAAGCCTATCGAAGACGTCTGCAAGGCTGCtgtcaaggagaagcaaCCCTTTGAGAGACTTGAGTTACCCAAGGAGGTGTTGCTCCAGATGTTCAAGTACAACAAATATAAGCAACACTATATCCAGGACAAGGTCCCTGATGGAACCTCTTCTACTGTCTACCGATGTGGCCCGCTGATCGACTTGTGTCTTGGTCCTCACGTTCCTCATACTGGCCGTATTAAGTCCTTAGCGGTCACCAAG aactcttcttcttacttCCTTGGTGATGCCAAGAACGACACTTTCCAGCGAGTCTACGGCATGTCTTTCCCCGACAATGCTCAAATGAAGGAATACAAGAAGTATCTTGAGGAAGCCGCTAAGCGAGACCACCGAAAGATCGGTAAGGACCAAGAGTTGTTCGTCTTTAACGACCTTTCTCCCGGAAGTGcgttcttcttgcccatgGGTATGAGAATTTACAACACCTTGATGACATTTATCAAGGAAGAATATTTCAAGCGTGGTTTCTCCGAAGTCGGATCTCCCAACATCTTCAACGCCAACCTTTGGAAGACTTCTGGTCACTGGCAAAACTATGCCGAAGACATGTTCCAACTCAAGGTCGACGAAGATCAGTTCGCTCTCAAGCCTATGAACTGTCCCGGTCATTGTCTGATCTTCGACGCCAGGGAAAGGAGTTATAAGGAGTTACCCTTGAGGTTTGCCGAGTTTGGTGTGTTGCACCGAAATGAAGCGAGTGGTGCTCTTTCTGGTTTGACCCGTGTCAGGCGATTCGTCCAGGATGACG CCCACATCTTCTGTACCCCCGACCAAGTCGAAGCCGAGCTTTACTCTGCTTTTGAGTTCCTCGACGCCGTGTACAAGCCTTTCGGCTTCACCTACAAAGTCGGTCTCTCCACGCGTAATCCCAAGAAATGGATGGGCGAACTCGAGCTCTGGAACAAGGCTGAGAACACGCTCCGAGAAGTCCTCGAGCAAAAGGTCCCTGGTAACTGGCACGTtaatgaggaggatgccGCGTTCTACGGTCCCAAGTTGGATTTCCAGTTGACGGAtgctttgaagaggaaCTGGCAATGTGGTACCATCCAG CTCGACTTTAACCTCCCTGAGCGATTCAACCTCAAATACCACTCTGCCGAACAAAACCCGGACGGCACCCAATTCGCTCGACCAGTCATGATCCATCGTGCCATTCTTGGTTCCCTCGAGCGAttcatcgccatcatcaCTGAATCTACCGGTGGCAAATGGCCGCTCTGGCTGTCCCCCCGACAGGTCGTCGTGATCCCCGTCGCCAAGCCCTTCACCGAGTATGCCCAAAAGGTCGCCAAGACTTTCCAGGAAGCTGGTTTGTATGCCGAAGTAGACTTGACGGATAACACTTTGAACAAGAAGATTAGAAACGCACAGACCGCTCAGTGGAACTTCATCATGG TTGTTGGCCAGGATGAACTCGACGCCCAAGCTGTCAACATCCGTAACCGTGACGATGAAGTGCAAGGTCGAGAGGAGACTGTCGTGCTCAGCCTTGCTGTCGAGCAGATTGtcaagttgaaggagagcaagGCGGCTGTCAGTAAGTTTGA AGGTGCGTGTATGTTTGGATTAGGGGCGATCCAGATTCAGATGGATTTCTATTCACTCCACGATTGCAATGGT AGTTATTACGTTGAGTTCCTACCCAAGTGA